One window from the genome of Diorhabda sublineata isolate icDioSubl1.1 chromosome 10, icDioSubl1.1, whole genome shotgun sequence encodes:
- the LOC130449875 gene encoding uncharacterized protein LOC130449875 — translation MIGRADIEGSKSDVAMNAWPPQASYPCGRAFAVPIRTEHRDQASFCPFALREVSVLAELALGHLRYSLTDVPPQSNSPPGSVLESNQAGGKLTHPKRRTRISIVRKARSLTNCADERYATQRYVTPCPWLENTVTVAAS, via the exons ATGATAGGAAGAGCCGACATCGAAGGATCAAAAAGCGACGTCGCTATGAACGCTTGGCCGCCACAAGCCAGTTATCCCTGTG GCCGTGCTTTCGCAGTCCCTATACGTACTGAACATCGGGATCAAGCCAGCTTTTGCCCTTTTGCTCTACGCGAGGTTTCTGTCCTCGCTGAGCTGGCCTTAGGACACCTGCGTTATTCTTTGACAGATGTACCGCCCCAGTCAAACTCCCCGCCTGGCAGTGTCCTCGAATCGAATCAGGCTGGAGGTAAGTTGACGCACCCGAAACGCCGGACACGAATATCGATCGTTCGCAAAGCACGAAGCCTCACGAACTGCGCCGACGAACGGTACGCGACGCAACGATACGTCACTCCGTGCCCTTGGCTCGAGAATACCGTGACAGTCGCCGCCTCGTGA